The following coding sequences are from one Cystobacter fuscus DSM 2262 window:
- the cyaY gene encoding iron donor protein CyaY: MMDEATYNQLVAGAFKRILAAADGIDPDVLEAESTGDMVTLTSASREKCIVNTQRAVRQIWVAGRGQGIHFSYEPTRGLWLDDKGKGLELFRFVADVVQDISGEPLTYRA; encoded by the coding sequence ATGATGGACGAAGCCACCTACAACCAGCTCGTGGCGGGGGCGTTCAAGCGCATCCTCGCCGCCGCGGACGGGATTGATCCCGACGTGCTGGAGGCCGAGAGCACGGGCGACATGGTGACGCTCACCAGTGCCTCGCGCGAGAAGTGCATCGTCAACACCCAGCGCGCCGTGCGGCAGATCTGGGTCGCCGGCCGCGGGCAGGGCATCCACTTCTCCTACGAGCCCACCCGAGGCCTCTGGCTGGACGACAAGGGCAAGGGGCTCGAGTTGTTCCGCTTCGTGGCGGACGTCGTCCAGGACATCTCCGGCGAGCCGCTCACCTACCGCGCCTGA
- a CDS encoding SixA phosphatase family protein, protein MRIFLVRHGEADAEAPEGLGDEARALTAKARANTAAHFASLAERIGTVSLVLTSPLVRTVQTAQMLSTSLKHEGPLRVHRCLLPDMPVGAVTPVIDEHAGENIILVGHQPSMGALATHLLGMQSFPKQVSPGTVIAIERPDVTEPGVAPAPAKLLFFASPGQQLIDVLQ, encoded by the coding sequence TTGAGGATCTTCCTGGTAAGGCACGGAGAGGCGGACGCGGAGGCCCCCGAGGGACTCGGCGACGAGGCTCGCGCGCTCACTGCCAAGGCCCGAGCCAACACGGCCGCGCATTTCGCGTCGCTGGCGGAGCGCATCGGTACAGTCTCGCTCGTGCTCACGAGCCCACTGGTGCGCACGGTACAGACGGCGCAAATGCTCTCCACCTCCCTCAAGCACGAGGGGCCGCTGCGGGTGCACCGCTGCCTCCTGCCGGACATGCCGGTGGGAGCCGTGACGCCCGTCATCGACGAGCACGCGGGCGAGAACATCATCCTCGTGGGCCATCAGCCCTCCATGGGCGCCCTGGCCACCCACCTGCTCGGGATGCAGTCGTTCCCCAAGCAGGTGAGCCCCGGCACCGTCATCGCCATCGAGCGCCCGGACGTCACCGAGCCCGGAGTCGCTCCCGCTCCCGCGAAGCTGCTCTTCTTCGCCTCGCCGGGCCAGCAGCTCATCGACGTCCTCCAGTAG
- the pyrH gene encoding UMP kinase — protein sequence MSAPASSPRYKRILLKLSGEALMGEGKYGIHPPTLTRIASELKEVVQAGVEMAVVIGGGNIFRGVAGSTEGMDRASADYMGMLATCINSMALQDALEKQGCHTRVLSAIKMEQIAEPYIRRRAVRHLEKGRIVIFAAGTGNPYFTTDTAASLRAMEINAEVILKATKVDGVYNADPKKDPAARRYRTLTYMDVLQQNLNVMDSTAISLCMDNKLPIIVFDLTQRGNIAKAILGQLGDIGTLVGVGETAWA from the coding sequence ATGTCCGCTCCAGCCTCGTCGCCTCGTTACAAGCGCATCCTGCTCAAGCTGTCTGGCGAAGCCCTGATGGGTGAAGGGAAGTACGGTATCCACCCGCCCACGCTCACGCGCATCGCCTCGGAGTTGAAGGAGGTGGTGCAGGCCGGCGTGGAGATGGCCGTGGTCATCGGCGGAGGCAACATCTTCCGCGGCGTGGCCGGCTCCACCGAGGGCATGGACCGCGCGAGCGCCGACTACATGGGCATGCTCGCCACCTGCATCAACTCCATGGCGCTGCAGGACGCGCTGGAGAAGCAGGGCTGCCACACGCGCGTGCTCTCGGCCATCAAGATGGAGCAGATCGCCGAGCCCTACATCCGCCGGCGCGCCGTGCGCCACCTGGAGAAGGGCCGCATCGTCATCTTCGCCGCCGGCACCGGCAACCCCTACTTCACCACCGACACCGCCGCCTCCCTGCGCGCCATGGAGATCAACGCCGAGGTCATCCTCAAGGCCACCAAGGTGGACGGGGTCTACAACGCGGATCCCAAGAAGGATCCCGCGGCGCGCCGCTACCGGACGCTCACCTACATGGACGTCCTTCAGCAGAACCTGAACGTGATGGACTCCACCGCCATCTCGCTCTGCATGGACAACAAGCTGCCCATCATCGTGTTCGACCTGACCCAGCGCGGCAACATCGCCAAGGCGATCCTGGGGCAGCTCGGGGACATTGGCACGCTGGTGGGTGTGGGCGAGACCGCCTGGGCCTGA
- a CDS encoding diguanylate cyclase domain-containing protein, which translates to MALVLVAEPSVAVAGALRRFLEGAGHEVLVASALQEALERVRELAPVLVLSSVTESFDGEGLCRQVKEELPGTPVLLLYLPEEESPETRSASAGAEACLVGPLKRATVVSCVSLMIQLAKAREAVSVVRTEMQLLQHQGNRREATAPLSDLEFFKRLLFMEVKRSRRYRYPIAYLLLEPDRYAEKLASLPPPVRTSALAEMLRRISDGLRDIDVAVPFAEGRFIIFLPYTPYEGALVVAERLLQRVKQVESVQGLTASLGLAVFEPSAAKGQAQVSFGSLMKEAGEALRRAQASGGDRVEGRPVASEPAAPAASEPTETVVLDAAPETPPE; encoded by the coding sequence ATGGCGCTGGTCCTCGTCGCGGAGCCCTCGGTCGCGGTGGCCGGGGCGCTGCGCCGCTTCCTGGAGGGCGCCGGCCACGAGGTGTTGGTGGCCAGCGCCCTCCAGGAGGCCCTGGAGCGGGTGCGCGAGCTGGCGCCCGTGCTCGTGTTGTCGTCCGTCACGGAGAGCTTCGACGGGGAGGGCCTCTGCCGGCAGGTGAAGGAGGAGCTGCCGGGGACGCCGGTGCTGCTGCTCTACCTGCCGGAGGAGGAGAGCCCCGAGACGCGCTCGGCCTCCGCCGGAGCCGAGGCGTGCCTGGTGGGGCCCCTCAAGCGCGCCACCGTGGTGTCGTGCGTGAGCTTGATGATCCAACTCGCCAAGGCGCGCGAGGCGGTGTCGGTGGTGCGCACCGAGATGCAGCTGTTGCAGCACCAGGGCAACCGCCGCGAGGCGACGGCGCCGCTGTCGGACCTGGAGTTCTTCAAGCGGCTGCTCTTCATGGAAGTCAAACGCAGCCGCCGCTACCGCTACCCCATCGCCTACCTGCTCCTGGAGCCGGATCGCTACGCGGAGAAGCTCGCGTCGCTGCCGCCCCCGGTGCGCACGTCCGCGCTGGCGGAGATGCTCCGGCGCATCAGCGACGGCCTGCGGGACATCGACGTGGCGGTGCCCTTCGCCGAGGGGCGCTTCATCATCTTCCTGCCCTATACGCCCTATGAAGGGGCCCTGGTGGTGGCGGAGCGGTTGCTCCAGCGCGTCAAGCAGGTGGAGTCCGTCCAGGGCCTCACGGCGTCGCTGGGGCTCGCGGTGTTCGAGCCGTCGGCGGCCAAGGGCCAGGCCCAGGTGAGCTTTGGCAGCCTGATGAAGGAGGCGGGCGAGGCTCTGCGCCGCGCGCAGGCGAGCGGCGGAGATCGCGTCGAGGGGCGTCCGGTGGCCTCGGAGCCCGCCGCGCCAGCGGCCTCGGAGCCCACTGAGACCGTGGTCCTGGACGCCGCCCCGGAGACGCCTCCGGAGTAG
- the rpsB gene encoding 30S ribosomal protein S2, translating into METQDTTQQQAMAAASGITMRQLLEAGVHFGHQTKRWNPKMKPFIFGARNGIYIIDLQKTVNMARAAFRFVADITARGGSVLFVGTKKQAQDVIQEEARRSGQFFVTSRWLGGTLTNFKTIKQGIDRLKTLEKMAEDGTFERLPKKEVATLEREREKLEKNLGGVKEMTKLPKCLFVIDPKKEHIAVHEANRLGIPVIGVVDTNCDPDGIDFVIPGNDDAIRSIKLFTSKVAESCIEGGARYRASGAADRDEEEARDDRRDRDDRGGDRRGPRRNDRGGDRRGGDRGDRGGDRRGPLVEMKGASAPASSSGESAPAEGGETTAE; encoded by the coding sequence ATGGAAACGCAAGACACGACGCAGCAGCAGGCCATGGCCGCCGCCAGCGGCATCACGATGCGGCAGCTCCTGGAGGCCGGTGTTCACTTCGGCCACCAGACCAAGCGCTGGAACCCCAAGATGAAGCCCTTCATCTTCGGCGCCCGCAACGGCATCTACATCATCGACCTGCAGAAGACGGTCAACATGGCCCGCGCGGCCTTCCGCTTCGTGGCGGACATCACCGCGCGCGGTGGCTCGGTGCTCTTCGTGGGCACCAAGAAGCAGGCCCAGGACGTCATCCAGGAGGAGGCGCGCCGCTCGGGCCAGTTCTTCGTCACCAGCCGCTGGCTGGGTGGCACGCTGACCAACTTCAAGACCATCAAGCAGGGCATCGACCGGCTCAAGACGCTGGAGAAGATGGCCGAGGACGGCACCTTCGAGCGCCTGCCCAAGAAGGAAGTGGCGACCCTGGAGCGCGAGCGGGAGAAGCTCGAGAAGAACCTGGGCGGCGTGAAGGAGATGACCAAGCTGCCCAAGTGCCTCTTCGTCATCGACCCGAAGAAGGAGCACATCGCGGTGCACGAGGCCAACCGCCTCGGCATCCCCGTCATCGGCGTGGTGGACACCAACTGCGACCCGGACGGCATCGACTTCGTCATCCCGGGCAACGACGACGCCATCCGCTCCATCAAGCTCTTCACCTCCAAGGTGGCCGAGTCCTGCATCGAGGGCGGCGCCCGCTACCGCGCCAGCGGCGCGGCGGACCGTGACGAGGAAGAGGCCCGTGACGACCGCCGTGACCGCGATGACCGCGGTGGTGATCGCCGGGGCCCCCGCCGCAACGACCGTGGCGGTGACCGCCGTGGGGGGGACCGCGGAGACCGTGGCGGTGACCGCCGTGGGCCGCTCGTGGAGATGAAGGGCGCTTCCGCCCCCGCCTCGTCGTCGGGCGAGTCCGCCCCCGCCGAGGGTGGCGAGACCACCGCCGAGTAA
- the tsf gene encoding translation elongation factor Ts, with the protein MAEVSATMVKELREKTGAGLMDCKKALAESAGDFVKAEEWLRKKGIAKAGSKEGRVAAEGLIGSYIHGGRIGVLVEVNCETDFVARNPDFQDLVKDVAMHIAAANPQYVRREEVATDKLDKEKEIQRELLKQQGKPEAMWDKILVGKVEKYYEQVCLVDQLWVKDDKKKVGEMINERAAKIGEKVAVRRFVRFEVGAGIEKKKDDLAAEVAKTLGQA; encoded by the coding sequence ATGGCCGAGGTCAGCGCCACGATGGTGAAGGAACTCCGCGAGAAGACCGGCGCGGGCTTGATGGATTGCAAGAAGGCGCTCGCCGAGTCCGCGGGTGACTTCGTGAAGGCCGAGGAGTGGCTGCGCAAGAAGGGCATCGCCAAGGCGGGCAGCAAGGAAGGCCGCGTGGCGGCCGAGGGCCTCATCGGCTCCTACATCCACGGCGGCCGGATCGGCGTGCTCGTGGAGGTCAACTGCGAGACGGACTTCGTCGCCCGCAACCCCGACTTCCAGGATCTGGTGAAGGACGTGGCCATGCACATCGCCGCGGCCAACCCCCAGTACGTGCGCCGCGAGGAAGTCGCCACCGACAAGCTGGACAAGGAGAAGGAAATCCAGCGCGAGCTGCTCAAGCAGCAGGGCAAGCCCGAGGCCATGTGGGACAAGATCCTCGTGGGCAAGGTGGAGAAGTACTACGAGCAGGTGTGCCTCGTGGACCAGCTCTGGGTGAAGGACGACAAGAAGAAGGTCGGCGAGATGATCAACGAGCGCGCCGCGAAGATTGGCGAGAAGGTCGCCGTGCGCCGCTTCGTCCGCTTCGAGGTGGGTGCCGGCATCGAGAAGAAGAAGGACGACCTGGCGGCCGAAGTGGCCAAGACGCTCGGCCAGGCCTGA
- the frr gene encoding ribosome recycling factor, producing the protein MADVVTDLKSRIDKTLDDLKKELTKVRTGRASPNLLDGIRVDYYGTPTPLSGVANITSPEPRLIIIKPWEKSVLKDIEKAIREANLGINPMNDGEVIRLPFPPLTEERRKEIAKQVKTKGEDHKVAIRNIRRDANEALKAQLKDKKITEDDSKRLTDKVQKETDDGVKKVDEIISKKEKEVMEV; encoded by the coding sequence ATGGCAGACGTCGTGACCGACCTGAAGAGCCGTATCGACAAGACGCTCGATGATCTCAAGAAGGAGCTCACCAAGGTGCGCACCGGCCGTGCCAGTCCCAACCTGCTGGACGGCATCCGGGTGGACTACTACGGCACCCCCACGCCCCTGAGCGGCGTGGCCAACATCACTTCTCCCGAGCCCCGGCTCATCATCATCAAGCCCTGGGAGAAGAGCGTCCTCAAGGATATTGAAAAGGCCATCCGCGAGGCCAACCTCGGCATCAACCCGATGAACGACGGCGAGGTCATCCGCCTGCCCTTCCCCCCGCTCACCGAGGAGCGGCGCAAGGAGATCGCCAAGCAGGTGAAGACCAAGGGCGAGGACCACAAGGTCGCCATCCGCAACATCCGCCGCGACGCCAACGAGGCGCTCAAGGCGCAGCTCAAGGACAAGAAGATCACCGAGGACGACTCCAAGCGCCTGACGGACAAGGTGCAGAAGGAGACGGACGACGGCGTGAAGAAGGTCGACGAGATCATCTCCAAGAAGGAGAAGGAAGTGATGGAGGTCTGA
- a CDS encoding FAD-dependent oxidoreductase gives MQSLNALPSNDGPTLTLGIPGFSFEDLYRPRGLRRLSDHFDAQLAKDEPELFQTFDAYRKAGGKGLEGPAESELLIRVARHVGAFVSKLFGVEAESDRLARSLKSELPLFDFKREFITRRVFKKGATDRPSLAEYPSLDARMRLLLSLAFPEALASDDVERALAESLLTLMDLERLFSGTSGNLPPLTPEQSETLRTRWTGLRAALLSAPEGKEAFGSSLVQQGTDEAELQSVRNLLSLADRWTYARALHPEMKELFHKWPTHRVPKPLVFDQLVQLERPDPNMPEATQGSEHHLRYRDGFKLTDPRGTQREVMGEVDYCVICHERKKDSCSTGFVAKDPVAEGHTYKKNPLGIPLTGCPLDERISEAHALKREGLSVGALAMVMLDNPMCPGTGHRICNDCMKACVFQKQEPVNIPLAETGTLTEVLALPWGFEIYGLLTRWNPLNVRRPYALPYVGRNVLVVGMGPAGYTLSHYLVNEGFGVVGIDGLKIEPFPDELVGRNGKKLLPIHDWRAITHELDERIQEGFGGVSEYGITVRWDKNFLTLLHLTLERRENLRIYGGIRFGGTLTIEDAWKMGFDHLAIAAGAGKPTIIGMKNNLIRGIRKASDFLMALQLTGAFKRDSLTNLQVRLPAIVIGGGLTGIDTATELMAYYPVQVEKTLLRHEQLVAELGEETVLARLDPEEKATYLTFLEHGRAVRAEREGAKAEGRAPDFIRLVRGWGGVSLVYRRGLTESPAYRLNHEEVSKALEEGIRFIERMSPVEALADEKGAVRALRFERMVTKEGKLRGSGEFFEMPARTVCVAAGTAPNVTYEKEYPGTFELDENKEYFRSYELAESPEGFSLAQVQPVEDIGVKTGFFTSYRKDGHFISYFGDNHPTYAGNVVKAMASAKDGYPEVARLYAKEVAALDFNDELAQARRDEKLAAHFGKLDEALLARVVTVNRLTPTIVEVVVKAPFAAQHFEPGQFYRLQNFERSATVVDGVRLTMEGLALTGAWVDKEKGLMGTIVLEMGSSSRLCAALKPGEPVVVMGPTGAPTEIPHNETVLLVGGGLGNAVLFSIARSLRAAGCKVVYFAGFRQRADVFKHEEIEASTDQVVWSVDAGDIIEPRRPQDSSFRGNVVQAMLAYAKGELSKKPLVSFSQVDRIIAIGSDRMMRAVQEARHGVLQPYLKPEHEAIGSINSPMQCMMKEICAQCLQRHVDPKTGKETWVFSCFNQDQRLDEVDFANLNQRLRGNTVLEKMSDLYLAQLLKKVPGLRRV, from the coding sequence ATGCAATCCTTGAACGCTCTTCCTTCCAACGACGGACCCACGCTGACCCTCGGTATTCCCGGCTTCAGCTTCGAGGATCTCTACCGTCCGCGCGGGCTGCGCCGCCTGTCCGATCACTTCGACGCCCAGCTGGCCAAGGACGAGCCCGAGCTCTTCCAGACCTTCGACGCCTACCGCAAGGCGGGCGGCAAGGGCCTCGAGGGCCCCGCCGAGTCCGAGCTGCTCATCCGCGTGGCGCGCCACGTGGGCGCCTTCGTGTCCAAGCTCTTCGGCGTCGAGGCCGAGTCGGACCGGCTGGCGCGCTCGCTCAAGAGCGAGCTGCCCCTGTTCGACTTCAAGCGCGAGTTCATCACCCGCCGCGTGTTCAAGAAGGGCGCCACGGATCGCCCCTCGCTCGCCGAGTACCCGTCGCTGGACGCGCGGATGCGGCTGTTGCTGTCGCTCGCCTTCCCCGAGGCACTCGCGAGCGACGACGTGGAGCGCGCGCTGGCCGAGTCGCTGCTCACGCTGATGGATCTGGAGCGGTTGTTCTCCGGCACCTCCGGCAACCTGCCGCCCCTCACGCCCGAGCAGTCCGAGACGCTGCGCACCCGGTGGACGGGCCTGCGCGCCGCGCTGCTGTCGGCGCCCGAGGGCAAGGAGGCGTTCGGCTCCAGCCTGGTGCAGCAGGGCACGGACGAGGCGGAGCTGCAGTCGGTGCGCAACCTCTTGTCGCTGGCGGACCGCTGGACGTACGCGCGCGCGCTGCACCCGGAGATGAAGGAGCTGTTCCACAAGTGGCCCACGCACCGGGTGCCCAAGCCGCTGGTGTTCGATCAGCTCGTGCAGCTCGAGCGGCCGGACCCGAACATGCCCGAGGCCACGCAGGGCTCGGAGCACCACCTGCGCTACCGCGACGGCTTCAAGCTGACGGACCCGCGCGGCACCCAGCGCGAGGTGATGGGCGAGGTGGACTACTGCGTCATCTGCCACGAGCGCAAGAAGGACTCGTGCTCCACGGGCTTCGTGGCGAAGGATCCGGTGGCCGAGGGCCACACGTACAAGAAGAACCCGCTGGGCATTCCGCTCACCGGCTGTCCGCTGGACGAGCGCATCTCGGAGGCGCACGCGCTCAAGCGCGAGGGCCTGTCGGTGGGCGCGCTGGCCATGGTGATGCTGGACAACCCGATGTGCCCGGGCACCGGCCACCGCATCTGCAACGACTGCATGAAGGCGTGCGTCTTCCAGAAGCAGGAGCCGGTGAACATCCCCCTGGCGGAGACGGGCACGCTCACCGAGGTGCTGGCGCTGCCCTGGGGCTTTGAAATCTACGGCCTGCTCACGCGCTGGAATCCGCTCAACGTGCGCCGTCCGTACGCGCTGCCGTACGTGGGCCGCAACGTGCTCGTGGTGGGCATGGGCCCCGCGGGCTACACGCTCTCGCACTACCTGGTGAACGAGGGCTTTGGCGTGGTGGGCATCGACGGCCTGAAGATCGAGCCCTTCCCGGACGAGCTGGTGGGCCGCAACGGCAAGAAGCTCCTGCCCATCCACGACTGGCGCGCCATCACCCACGAGCTGGACGAGCGCATCCAGGAGGGCTTCGGCGGCGTGTCCGAGTACGGCATCACCGTGCGCTGGGACAAGAACTTCCTCACCCTGCTCCACCTGACGCTCGAGCGGCGCGAGAACCTGCGCATCTACGGCGGCATCCGCTTCGGTGGCACGCTCACCATCGAGGACGCATGGAAGATGGGCTTTGATCACCTCGCGATCGCCGCGGGCGCGGGCAAGCCCACCATCATCGGGATGAAGAACAACCTCATCCGGGGCATCCGCAAGGCGAGCGACTTCCTCATGGCGCTGCAGCTCACGGGCGCCTTCAAGCGCGACTCGCTCACCAACCTCCAGGTGCGCCTGCCGGCCATCGTCATCGGCGGAGGCCTCACCGGCATCGACACCGCCACGGAGCTGATGGCGTACTACCCGGTGCAGGTGGAGAAGACGCTGCTGCGGCACGAGCAGCTCGTGGCGGAGCTGGGCGAGGAGACGGTGCTCGCGCGGCTGGATCCCGAGGAGAAGGCGACCTACCTCACCTTCCTGGAGCATGGCCGGGCGGTGCGCGCCGAGCGCGAGGGCGCCAAGGCCGAGGGACGGGCGCCGGACTTCATCCGGCTGGTGCGCGGCTGGGGCGGCGTGAGCCTGGTGTACCGCCGTGGACTCACCGAGTCGCCCGCCTACCGCCTCAACCACGAGGAGGTGTCCAAGGCGCTCGAGGAGGGCATCCGCTTCATCGAGCGCATGAGCCCGGTGGAGGCGCTGGCGGACGAGAAGGGCGCGGTGCGGGCGCTGCGCTTCGAGCGCATGGTGACGAAGGAGGGCAAGCTGCGCGGCAGCGGCGAGTTCTTCGAGATGCCCGCGCGCACGGTGTGCGTGGCGGCCGGCACGGCGCCCAACGTCACCTACGAGAAGGAGTACCCGGGCACCTTCGAGCTGGACGAGAACAAGGAGTACTTCCGCAGCTACGAGCTGGCCGAGTCCCCCGAGGGCTTCTCGCTCGCGCAGGTGCAGCCCGTGGAGGACATCGGCGTGAAGACGGGCTTCTTCACCTCGTACCGCAAGGACGGCCACTTCATCTCCTACTTCGGAGACAACCACCCCACCTACGCGGGCAACGTGGTGAAGGCCATGGCGAGCGCGAAGGACGGCTACCCCGAGGTGGCGCGGCTGTACGCGAAGGAAGTGGCGGCGCTGGACTTCAATGACGAGCTGGCGCAGGCGCGGCGCGACGAGAAGCTGGCGGCGCACTTCGGCAAGCTGGACGAGGCGCTGCTCGCGCGCGTGGTGACGGTCAACCGGCTCACGCCCACCATCGTGGAGGTGGTGGTGAAGGCGCCCTTCGCCGCGCAGCACTTCGAGCCCGGCCAGTTCTACCGGCTGCAGAACTTCGAGCGCAGCGCGACGGTGGTGGACGGAGTCCGGCTCACCATGGAGGGCCTGGCGCTCACGGGCGCGTGGGTGGACAAGGAGAAGGGGCTCATGGGCACCATCGTGCTGGAGATGGGCTCCTCGTCCCGACTGTGCGCGGCGCTCAAGCCGGGTGAGCCGGTGGTGGTGATGGGACCCACGGGCGCGCCCACGGAGATTCCGCACAACGAGACGGTGTTGCTGGTGGGTGGAGGCCTCGGCAACGCGGTGCTCTTCTCCATCGCGCGCTCGCTGCGCGCGGCCGGGTGCAAGGTGGTGTACTTCGCCGGCTTCCGTCAGCGCGCGGACGTCTTCAAGCACGAGGAGATCGAGGCCTCCACGGACCAGGTGGTGTGGTCGGTGGACGCGGGCGACATCATCGAGCCGCGGCGTCCCCAGGACTCGTCCTTCCGGGGCAACGTGGTGCAGGCGATGCTCGCCTACGCCAAGGGCGAGCTGAGCAAGAAGCCCCTGGTCTCCTTCAGCCAGGTGGACCGCATCATCGCCATCGGCTCGGACCGGATGATGCGCGCGGTGCAGGAGGCCCGGCACGGGGTGCTCCAGCCCTACCTCAAGCCCGAGCACGAGGCGATCGGCTCCATCAACTCGCCCATGCAGTGCATGATGAAGGAGATCTGCGCGCAGTGCCTGCAGCGGCACGTGGATCCCAAGACGGGCAAGGAGACGTGGGTGTTCTCCTGCTTCAACCAGGATCAGCGCCTGGACGAGGTGGACTTCGCCAACCTCAACCAGCGGCTGCGCGGCAACACGGTCCTGGAGAAGATGTCGGACCTGTACCTGGCGCAGCTGCTCAAGAAGGTGCCGGGCCTGCGCCGCGTGTAG